The Paenibacillus sp. MBLB1832 genome has a window encoding:
- a CDS encoding peptidase associated/transthyretin-like domain-containing protein has translation MDPIRLSQLKSRVSLVVCVIDALTSQAPLGNTTTVHLEGTRSKAIRKSNGSYIFNDLTPGDYRLVVQSDYYFQAWKNIAVTTHNVIEVVQLNPIPSYTFSPGAGLIRCMLRDAAGAPIRDAHLQSTVLTEDCARARLLTDGADKGALEVTLSSFTGTIVAGDTYLLRGRGVKAAEEIIRISEVLEHQKRFRLVDGLKKAYARGALLLPVQETRSTQRGEVAIAFRGNRTSTFQTDLVITYGVNGRHVIEEITVSEGTTANLGTLVLT, from the coding sequence GTGGATCCAATTCGGTTATCGCAATTGAAATCCCGTGTTTCTCTGGTTGTGTGCGTGATCGACGCACTCACCTCACAAGCTCCTCTTGGCAATACGACCACAGTTCATCTAGAAGGCACCCGTTCGAAAGCAATCCGCAAATCGAATGGTTCCTATATATTCAACGATTTAACGCCTGGCGATTACCGCTTAGTTGTACAGAGCGACTACTACTTTCAGGCATGGAAAAACATCGCAGTTACAACCCACAATGTTATTGAAGTTGTTCAATTGAATCCCATTCCGTCTTACACGTTTTCCCCAGGTGCAGGACTGATCCGTTGCATGCTTCGCGATGCTGCTGGAGCACCTATTCGCGATGCTCACTTACAATCCACCGTTCTTACGGAGGATTGTGCGCGCGCGCGATTACTGACAGACGGAGCCGACAAAGGCGCTCTTGAAGTAACGTTAAGCTCATTTACAGGTACGATTGTGGCTGGCGATACTTATCTGCTCCGGGGAAGGGGCGTTAAAGCTGCGGAAGAAATCATTCGTATTTCCGAAGTGCTGGAACATCAGAAACGGTTTCGACTCGTAGATGGGCTGAAGAAAGCGTATGCGAGAGGCGCACTGCTGTTGCCCGTACAAGAAACGCGAAGCACGCAGCGCGGAGAGGTTGCCATTGCTTTTCGAGGGAACCGCACCTCTACCTTTCAAACTGATTTGGTCATAACGTATGGCGTAAACGGCAGGCATGTGATCGAGGAAATTACCGTTTCCGAAGGAACAACTGCTAATCTTGGCACCTTAGTCCTTACATAA
- a CDS encoding DUF4255 domain-containing protein: protein MTPIGNYSVIADVSASLMKLLRENMTPDPIPQPEMIGLASPVDKGDFYLSLYLYNVRESGNNRQTHMIARGTNEIQFPPMVVDLSYLLTVQSPAELSSRALDEHRILGRAMQVIYDNSVLRGSMTVGSLAEQDEEVRIVMDPYKGESMMNMWNFSDTPYRLTVAYTVGPVHIDSTRIRTTKRVSETDFRIQG, encoded by the coding sequence GTGACACCCATAGGTAATTATTCTGTCATTGCAGATGTAAGTGCGTCCCTAATGAAGCTTCTCAGAGAAAACATGACACCAGACCCTATTCCCCAACCAGAAATGATAGGGCTCGCCTCACCCGTTGATAAGGGGGATTTCTATTTATCTCTCTACTTGTACAACGTGCGTGAAAGTGGTAATAATCGCCAAACACATATGATTGCTAGAGGAACGAATGAGATTCAGTTTCCTCCGATGGTCGTAGATTTGAGCTACTTATTGACCGTTCAATCACCGGCAGAGCTGTCCTCCAGAGCGCTGGATGAACATCGAATTCTCGGCAGGGCGATGCAGGTTATCTACGACAACTCCGTTCTGCGAGGTTCAATGACCGTAGGTTCATTGGCGGAGCAAGACGAAGAAGTTCGCATTGTCATGGATCCTTATAAAGGAGAAAGCATGATGAATATGTGGAATTTCTCAGACACCCCTTATCGACTCACCGTGGCTTACACCGTAGGACCCGTACATATTGATTCTACACGCATCAGAACAACTAAAAGGGTTTCGGAAACCGATTTTCGTATTCAAGGTTAG
- a CDS encoding ATP-binding protein produces MTLQGYVHAWEHYKDELQLLDKKLELLYKRRQRLTPDPQTDSFRGMFVSEDEFLRLIGRFRIEEEGEDEQEAREVIGQLEAEIAFRREASSKSGVFLPLTYLSSVFGLSLIEERFVMLGLAVELDRKYERIFGFLLDDLTCKMPNISLALQVACQSPEEMRAARMTFMAPEGKLARYFLNQDAPEVAGQTLLSKLLQLDKRMITFLLDSGELDPKLKPAVEIVYPDSELPPLLVQEDFQLRLRNFIEEIFEAPLHERKRLAFHIWGHAGAGKKLQVQHLCRSFKKPLLLVNLADVQLHAARFEESISVILREAILHQAVLCFTRLEVLYPAEPDLAAQQRLARFHELLDGYGGLVFLLAERHNRLSWKPKERLLLEHELTVPDEGGRERLWLTFAQELGLGADVDYRVMSGKFRFTPGQIRRALTLARGYSAWQQEPAKDNAPVLRSDALYKACYQQVQHKLERKATRIEPRYGWGDVILPPEQKDQLRNACNQVKYRGVVYSQWGFEKKLAYGKGLSMLFAGPPGTGKTMSAQVVAGDLQLELYKVDLSQVISKYIGETEKNLHEIFEEAQMSNAVLFFDETDALFGKRSEVKDSHDKYANIETAYLLQKMEEYQGITVLATNLLNNIDEAFLRRINYVIKYPFPDSEYREKIWQSMFPPSAPLSDDVDFKYLAQRYEIAGGNIKNVVLSSAFLAAETGEPIRMGHIIKSIRHELQKSGKILARQEWEDF; encoded by the coding sequence ATGACTCTTCAAGGGTATGTACACGCATGGGAGCATTATAAGGATGAACTCCAATTGCTAGATAAAAAGCTAGAGCTCCTCTACAAGCGCAGGCAAAGGCTCACGCCTGATCCGCAAACCGATTCGTTCAGGGGCATGTTTGTGTCCGAGGATGAATTTCTGCGCCTAATCGGTCGATTTCGTATCGAGGAAGAGGGGGAGGACGAACAAGAAGCACGGGAAGTGATTGGGCAGCTGGAAGCTGAAATCGCCTTTCGCCGCGAAGCGAGCAGCAAATCTGGCGTGTTCCTTCCATTAACGTATCTGTCCTCCGTATTCGGTCTTTCACTGATTGAGGAGCGCTTTGTGATGCTTGGGCTTGCCGTCGAGCTCGATCGGAAATATGAGCGTATCTTTGGGTTCTTGTTGGATGATCTTACTTGCAAAATGCCCAACATCTCCCTCGCGCTGCAAGTGGCTTGTCAGAGTCCCGAGGAAATGCGCGCAGCACGCATGACCTTCATGGCGCCAGAAGGCAAGCTGGCACGGTATTTCCTTAACCAGGATGCCCCAGAAGTGGCGGGTCAGACGCTGTTATCCAAGCTGCTGCAGCTGGACAAGCGGATGATCACCTTCCTATTGGATTCTGGTGAACTCGATCCGAAATTGAAGCCAGCGGTGGAAATCGTTTACCCAGACAGTGAACTCCCTCCGCTGCTTGTGCAAGAGGATTTTCAGCTCAGGCTGCGCAACTTTATTGAAGAGATATTTGAGGCGCCTCTCCATGAGCGCAAAAGGCTGGCCTTCCATATCTGGGGGCATGCAGGCGCTGGCAAAAAGCTGCAGGTGCAGCATCTCTGCCGCTCCTTCAAGAAACCGCTGCTGCTGGTGAATCTTGCCGATGTGCAGCTGCATGCGGCAAGATTTGAAGAATCGATCAGCGTCATTCTACGCGAAGCGATTCTTCACCAAGCCGTGTTGTGCTTCACACGGCTGGAAGTGCTCTACCCCGCCGAGCCGGATCTGGCGGCGCAGCAGCGGCTCGCGCGGTTCCACGAGCTGCTGGACGGCTACGGGGGCCTGGTGTTCCTCCTCGCCGAGCGACACAATCGGCTGAGCTGGAAGCCCAAGGAGCGCCTGCTCCTTGAGCATGAGCTCACCGTGCCGGACGAAGGCGGCCGCGAGCGCCTTTGGTTAACATTCGCGCAAGAGCTGGGTCTCGGCGCGGATGTGGACTACCGGGTGATGAGCGGCAAATTCCGCTTCACCCCGGGGCAGATTCGCCGCGCGCTCACGCTCGCTCGCGGATACTCGGCTTGGCAGCAGGAGCCTGCCAAGGATAACGCGCCTGTGCTGCGCAGCGACGCGCTGTATAAGGCGTGCTACCAGCAGGTGCAGCATAAGCTGGAGCGCAAGGCGACGCGCATTGAACCGCGCTACGGGTGGGGGGATGTGATCCTCCCGCCCGAGCAGAAGGATCAGCTCCGCAACGCGTGCAATCAAGTGAAGTATCGCGGCGTCGTATACAGCCAATGGGGCTTCGAGAAGAAGCTCGCCTACGGCAAAGGCCTGAGCATGCTGTTCGCAGGCCCGCCAGGGACAGGGAAGACAATGTCAGCGCAGGTAGTTGCGGGCGATTTGCAGCTGGAGCTGTACAAGGTCGATCTCTCTCAAGTGATTTCCAAATATATTGGGGAAACCGAGAAAAATCTGCACGAAATTTTTGAAGAAGCGCAGATGAGCAACGCCGTGCTGTTTTTCGACGAAACGGATGCGCTTTTCGGTAAGCGGTCTGAAGTGAAAGACTCGCACGATAAATATGCGAACATCGAGACGGCCTATCTGCTTCAGAAAATGGAAGAGTACCAAGGGATCACCGTGCTCGCTACCAATCTACTAAACAACATTGATGAGGCTTTCCTGCGGCGGATCAATTACGTCATTAAATATCCGTTCCCTGATAGTGAATATCGGGAGAAAATATGGCAGTCCATGTTCCCGCCATCGGCGCCGCTCAGCGATGATGTGGATTTCAAATATCTTGCGCAGCGCTACGAGATCGCAGGAGGAAATATCAAAAACGTCGTGCTTTCCTCCGCTTTCTTGGCCGCAGAAACGGGTGAGCCGATTCGCATGGGACATATTATTAAATCGATTCGACATGAATTGCAGAAATCTGGTAAAATTCTTGCTCGTCAAGAGTGGGAAGACTTTTAA